CCCTATCAGACAAGGGACCAGATACAGTATAAATGAAAGAGTGAAACATCAAGGTTGCAAAGTCAAACTAAATCATACTATgatttttattgtcatatttgTAAGCTGTAAGTATAAAAAAGATACTGGCGTGAAAGGCAAGTTTCCATGGAAGGgggttataaagaaaaaaatcataaaaaatacaaataaaattagtaaGCAAGTGGTGTATACCAACACCATGAAATAAGAAAGCAATGGCTaaaacacacacatccacataaaatatgaatatacacaaatatacctTGAACTGATGCAACACAACCACATGGAATGTGACTGAAGGAATTTCCCTGAACAAAATGGTCACCTAAAATATGCAATGTTTACCCCAGGATCATCACCCTGTGCCCTGCAAATGGTCATGGTAGTAAGGATCTGGAACCCATTAGCATTTCCCCAATCTTACCTTATTTGTGTGTCCCAGCATGTCCATTATGCTGGTCAGACTCAAGAACTGCCATTCCTCTGCACCaacagtcagagtttggttgtcGACTCCCAAACCAATGTTAAAGAAGCGAACGCCATCTGATCTATTGTGGTTAGGAAGCTTTATGGTTGGGTCGAAGGAATATACCTGAAGTTGTAAAATGAGGGGTACTGAGATTAGTCAATCAATGAGCAAGGTCAGAAAGGCATTCAAACCAGGTGGGTGGGTGAACGTGAATGGTGAACAAAGAATTGCCGATTAAACTTCGTTTGTTCTAATGGGAATAAGATCCTATGCTTTCATAGATGGATGGAGTAGTCAGCGCGAAGCCTGCTGTAGCTGTCCACTGGCTTAGATTCAGAATAAATGCTTAACAGGTAGACTATGAATCACCTGTGACCTGAGGTGGGTTCGTTCGTCCATTTTgctctcggtggtcttggtgtGTGGTTGTCATTAACTTTGTCTTGCGTGTTCGCGCCCTTTCTTCGCTTTCACTGCAGCATCTTGCCCTCATAGTGTCTTTCCTTCCTCCAGTGGCCTTGTGCTTGAGTGTTGTGCAGTGTAGATTGGTTTTTAGTGTAGAAGAGAAGCATTTTCTGTGCTTTTTCTTTGTGTAACCCAGCCACGTAGGCGACCTCCCTTGTGTGACCTAGCTTGTTACCCCTGTGCACGTCATTTGTTGCTCCCTTCTGTGAGAAAGTTTCCTGTGGCTGCGATGGAGGATAAGCCTGAATTCTGTAAATGTGTGGGCAGATGTCAGGGAACGCGGATCAAGGATTTGAAAGTTGTTGTCCCTCTAAAGAAGTGGCCAACAGTCAAGAAGTTCCAAGGACCTTCAGGGAGAGCTCTCTCATACACAGTCAGATAGGTTGTTCACCTTCGGGCCAACATCAGTAGCAAGTACAGCACAGACCCACCTCCTCCAGCAGTCAGTCTTCTTCCACCCTCTACCCCCACAACCCTCCAGGACAGGTTCCAGCATCAGAGCCAAACCAGACCACAGAACAAAGTGTCGGAGGTCAGCCAGCCCTTCCATAGCTCCCAGCTCTCTCATGGTCACCACAGGAACAGAACAGGGAAAAATAAGGTTTCAAGTGGACATCACAGAGCCTACCACTTAATGGTACCTCCCATTGTGATCCTAAACCAGAGGTTCAGGATTTCAGGAAGTTGTCTTCTGATGTCCAATTGAAGTCTTACTTTTCCCTGTCCTGTTCCTGTGGTGACCATGAGAGAGCTATGGAAGGGCTGGCTGACCTCCTTCCAGCTTCACGGTTGGAGATTATCTGGCAACTCTTGTGAAGGAGAGGCTTTTCAGAGCGGTCTGCTAAAGCAATCGCGATATCCAATGGCTTTCGTCTGCCAGAGGGTACCAGGGTAAGTGGACTGTCTTCTGCAATTGGTGCCATGGGAGGGACTACAAGACACTCAAGACCACTATGAGGGAGGTAGTGGACTTCCTGGTGTATCTGCAGAGGAAGACTTTACATCACCATAGTGAAAGATTACAAAGTTGTCTTGGCCCACATCTTCAGGCCAATGGGGACAGACCTTTAGAATGCCTGGGAATTGTCTGCCATCAAACACTAAGAAGAGAGATGCCCCAAAGGAGTTTAAGTCTCCTGAGGGGTCTGTTTCCAAGGTCCTCTCATTTTTCCTGAGGAAGTCTCCATTTGAACCTCTCAAGAAAGCGTCGGATAGGGACCTGACTTTGAAGACCATATTCCTCCTCTGCCTTGCATTAGCCAAGAGAGCGGGAAATCTACACGCAACAAACAGGCTGATTCACAAAATGGATGAGCTAACCCTCTCAGGTCACAGGCGACTCATATACCTACCGATTAGGCACTTGTTGTTCATTTAAGTCAGCAGACAGCCTCAGCGCACTGTGCTGAGTACTCCATTCATCTATGAAAATGTAGGTTTGtgtcctaggaaaaatacaaatggttTTGAATTTGGCATTTATTATATATGACAAAGGGTAACAACAAAACGATTGATTTGCATTTTGATGTACATTGAACAGCAGTCCTTTTTTAACTAACAATGGTAAATGTCTTAGTGACTCAAATTatctttttcacatttcattgtAAGTGGTATTCATCATGATTATTGTTCTTTAAAGCAGGGTTCTGGTAATTGTCTGGAAAAATCGAAGCATAGCTGCACTCTAGGAGCCTTTTTCTATGAACTTGCCAAACCTGAGCCCTGCAAATGGTCTTGGTGTCCAACAGTGCAGTGCCTCTTGCATGGGTGTAATAGAGTAGTCCTCAAACACTGAATGAAGATTACAGTGGTACTCGGTTTcgacgctaatccgttctagaaAACTGAATGATTTTGTCGAATTCGAATCAATTTCGACCacctgaaaatggattaatccgttcctgaccaccagtcactactccaaccttgtctttttatacaaaacactattacaattaaataagttcagagttaaataacagAGTCTGGttttaaatgagacaaaaaaaggaatgaagaatgaATAACAGAACTGttgttaaaaaatacaatgaaaacaagggtcattacattaaattaataaaacaatattaaaaataaacaatgtagagtctgttataaaaattaagaaaaccctTAAGTTAAGGGACAGGCTAATCAAACCAGAGCGCCGTCCTGGTATATCATTCAAAACCCCTTGACCGGGCCATTCAGAGTCTACTGTTTTTTAAATGGTTGGAAGAACGCCCAACAACGCCAAACTAGCGGCGgcgttaagaaaaacaaacatcaatggACGGGTCGGATCGCAGAAGATTTACTCGGCATTTCGTGTCGGAATCCGATTTTGTCACATGGTTGCTAAGATCAGAGTTGGGAGactaaaaaaggaatgaagatgAATACAGAACtgtgaaaaactaaaatacaggTCGATCAAAAAAAACttcctaattatatatcattcaacCCCCACAGGaagactttaaaagaaaaaacatcaatgGAGAGCAGAAGATAGgcaaatttgtaagaaaaaattcaaacaattttcctaccttccacaggaagtttaAAGTTACTATTTACaacctgtgtggggcctctttcacAAAACGCTCgcaaattttaccaagttatgcatgttttttctaatagttttattttattttgtagaattataattacagctcacacaatatcataacagataagaaataaaatcagtaacaaattacGAGcgtatttgttgtaaaatatttacgtaaatttactgagattgggaaattcagtaacattttttggatttatacatttattttctaatatttatttgcaaaattacaattagaaCTGACATCAtatcgtaaaagataagaactaaaaccaacagcaatccctttATTTATGGGACATTATGGGAGAGAAAGGAACAAGACATTCCTATATCAAAGCAAGAACAATACTAAATTCCATGAGACGCCCACGACtaagctgagctgaattctttagttgtcacaattcatttatgggccattgaagtattggaaactctttcccgctcgatacagccaaatcATATGGTGCGTAACATTAGCACTCCTTGAGGGGATCcttccaccacccaaaacctgttttagatcctctattaaggggatccgtccaccacccaaaacctgttttagatcctctgttgaggggatccgtccaccacccaaaacctgttttagatcctctgttgaggggatccgtccaccacccaaaacctgttttagatcctctattgaggggatccgtccaccacccaaaacctgttttagatgcTCTATTGAGGGGACCCGTCCATTAAGGGAAAAGGTTTTGCAAAGCAGAATGAAGACATGAGTAGGAAGTTTAACTAACAGAGCCTTCTTTCACATGATAATCAAGAAGAATTCTTCTGACAGCTGATTCTTAGAAGtgtttcaaaatgaaaaccaaacatcAGATTAACAGGATGGGAGGTATCCAGTTAATGAGAATGTAATTTAGTTTGGATTCTTTACTGTATTGTGCTGTTATCTTTGATCACAAAGGTGAGACTGCCTTTTACAAGCAAAATAAATGAGGGAGTCCTTACCTGGCAGCCATAACCAGCCATTGCGTCATCGAAGCTCCAGTCCGTGGAGATTCCGAAGGAATACACAATGCAGCTGCCCGGCGTGATGTTATACGAGGGTGCGAAGCACACAGCCTTTTCCCCGTCATTTTCACCAGTGTCTCTCCTACGGCCTCCCATGTACCTCATCTCAGGGCACTTGACTCTTGGGTTTTCCGCATAACTGGAAAGGCATTGACTAATATGTTTTCTTCACAAGACATGAAAAGTTCATTATCATACAAAACAGACTTGAGGTATAGTACTCTAGGTCAAGATCTTTTGCTTTTCACAGATACTATTTAGGTAAACAATAATGTAATTTACTTAGAGTCATACGTACAACTGTTGAGTGAACTTTAGGAGCCAGAGTACAGCAGACCTGGTACACAATGGGAGTTGAACCATATGTCAACATCTTTGGCAATTTAATTTCTCACCTATTCTCTCATCTGTTTTTGTAGAAAGGAAGTTTTGATAAATCTCAAAATGAATGCACAAGAGTCAACTGCCAATAATTGCTCTGGTCAGATCTCTCTTCTGAGTACAAAGCATCTCTACCATGCTTCAGAAGCAATGCAGAATGTTTCATGCTGTGTTTTGtgttcatattataaaaaaatagtattttccaGTAGCCATTGTACCTGGAAATCGAACAGATAAAAAACGAGCATTGGGCAAACCCCTTACCTGTTATTTTGAAGTCACCTTCCATGCTTTTGATGCAGCAAGGCAAGGGAAATACACAAGAGCTAGGCAGCAACATCTAAAAGTTGACTGACAGATCATTAAGTAATGGACAGTGCAGCGCAGaactctatatctctctatcttgCAGGTTTACAGAGCAGCAGTTACAGCTTTCAAGTCCTGAGCAGCACAGGTCAGCTCTCAAGTCTCAGTTGACAAGAAGAATATAAGTAAAAAGGACGTTCTGTCCATTGAAAACATGCCAATCAAGTTCTTGACTTTTTGTCTTGTTCAAAAAGACAAACTGTGTCTTCTGTGGCTGTGAAAAGTGAGCACTTTTGTCTGACTTGACGTAACACATTGTCCCTTCTTCAAATGAATGGAAGGAAAGATTACTCACTCGAGAAACTGTGGAAGGCCCAAGTAGTAGAAGGGCGGTTTCTTTCTCGCAGATGCCCCTGAGAGCGCCTCGGAAGCAGTGAACTTTGTTTGGCTTCTATCCCCAGTCT
This window of the Macrobrachium rosenbergii isolate ZJJX-2024 chromosome 47, ASM4041242v1, whole genome shotgun sequence genome carries:
- the LOC136830944 gene encoding probable methyltransferase-like protein 24, with product MRYMGGRRRDTGENDGEKAVCFAPSYNITPGSCIVYSFGISTDWSFDDAMAGYGCQVYSFDPTIKLPNHNRSDGVRFFNIGLGVDNQTLTVGAEEWQFLSLTSIMDMLGHTNKTIDYVKFDIESGELSVFQALMDNPQRLLQIKQLGIEIHPMKTYHELFYNLFVSLEYLGFTTFAAHLVSVTGLLYEHPEFPGRNLSTCYEMAWAQVENVYW